In Micromonospora purpureochromogenes, a single window of DNA contains:
- a CDS encoding NCS1 family nucleobase:cation symporter-1, whose translation MAVEPLPPAETTAAEPGTQITHPDGRVELRDFSTIADSRYFNEELAPVPIEKRTWTTYNFAALWIGMAHNIPTYLLAAGLIQLGMNWVQAFLTITLGNLLVLIPMLLNSHAGTKYGIPFPVFARAFYGVRGANLPALLRALIACGWFGIQTWIGGEAIYAIAGKLLGSWWVDAATVMDYPWTLWASFFLFWAIEMAIIWRGMDTLRRFENWAAPFVIVVAVALLIWVLVEAGGLGPILSQPSKLGWGADFWKLFAPSLMGMIAFWATLSLNIPDFTRFGGSQRQQAYGQILGLPTTMSFFAILSILITSGTAVIYGEAIWDPIQLAAKFENPLVVALGLFTVVVATLSVNVAANTVSPAYDFSNAAPRLVSFRTGGLITGVLGILIQPWRLVQDPNIYIFVWLGFYGGLLGAVAGVLIAGYWVRYRTSLQLPALYRPEGRYWFSGGWNWAAIVATVVGAVLAVGGAYSAPGKGPFPSDGLIPFLKPLYDYSWVVGLIGGFLVYLALSMPRTAHAKGEK comes from the coding sequence ATGGCCGTTGAACCCCTGCCCCCCGCCGAAACCACCGCGGCCGAGCCGGGCACACAGATCACCCATCCGGATGGCCGAGTCGAGTTGCGTGACTTCTCGACGATCGCCGACAGCCGTTACTTCAACGAGGAACTCGCCCCGGTTCCCATCGAGAAGCGCACCTGGACCACGTACAACTTCGCGGCGCTGTGGATCGGCATGGCGCACAACATCCCCACCTATCTGCTCGCCGCCGGGCTCATCCAGCTCGGCATGAACTGGGTGCAGGCCTTTCTCACGATCACGCTGGGCAATCTGCTCGTCCTGATCCCGATGCTGTTGAACAGCCATGCGGGCACGAAGTACGGCATCCCCTTCCCGGTCTTCGCCCGCGCGTTCTACGGAGTCCGCGGCGCGAACCTCCCGGCTCTGCTCCGCGCCCTCATCGCGTGCGGCTGGTTCGGCATCCAGACCTGGATCGGCGGCGAGGCGATCTACGCGATCGCCGGCAAGCTGCTGGGCTCCTGGTGGGTCGACGCGGCGACGGTGATGGACTACCCGTGGACACTGTGGGCCTCGTTCTTCCTGTTCTGGGCGATCGAGATGGCGATCATCTGGCGCGGCATGGACACCCTGCGGCGCTTCGAGAACTGGGCCGCACCGTTCGTCATCGTGGTCGCCGTCGCCCTGCTGATCTGGGTGCTGGTCGAGGCGGGCGGGCTCGGCCCGATCCTGTCCCAGCCGTCGAAGCTGGGCTGGGGCGCCGACTTCTGGAAGCTGTTCGCGCCGTCACTGATGGGGATGATCGCGTTCTGGGCGACGCTGTCGCTGAACATCCCCGACTTCACCCGGTTCGGCGGCAGTCAGCGGCAGCAGGCGTACGGGCAGATCCTCGGCCTGCCGACCACAATGTCGTTCTTCGCCATCCTGTCCATCCTGATCACCTCGGGCACGGCCGTGATCTACGGCGAGGCCATCTGGGACCCCATCCAACTGGCGGCGAAGTTCGAGAACCCGCTGGTCGTCGCGCTCGGCCTGTTCACCGTCGTGGTCGCCACGCTGTCGGTGAACGTCGCGGCGAACACGGTCAGCCCGGCGTACGACTTCTCCAACGCCGCGCCCCGACTGGTGAGTTTCCGGACCGGGGGCCTGATCACCGGCGTGCTCGGCATCCTGATCCAGCCGTGGCGCCTGGTGCAGGACCCCAACATCTACATCTTCGTCTGGCTCGGGTTCTACGGCGGCCTGCTCGGCGCGGTCGCCGGCGTACTCATCGCCGGGTACTGGGTCCGCTACCGCACCAGCCTCCAACTGCCGGCCCTCTACCGCCCCGAGGGCAGGTACTGGTTCTCCGGCGGGTGGAACTGGGCCGCCATCGTCGCCACCGTCGTCGGCGCGGTCCTCGCGGTGGGTGGCGCCTACTCCGCACCCGGCAAGGGGCCGTTCCCGTCCGACGGGCTCATCCCGTTCCTCAAGCCGCTCTACGACTACAGCTGGGTGGTCGGTCTGATCGGCGGGTTCCTCGTCTACCTGGCGCTGTCGATGCCGCGCACCGCGCACGCGAAGGGGGAAAAATGA
- a CDS encoding PucR family transcriptional regulator — MYPTVAEAIALPVIRRARPRVVAGSAGLPGPVRWVHAAEVADIAHLLRGGELVLTTGIALPDEETALTTYVDDLAAVGAAGLVVELVRRWSDHVPEALVAAAERHRLPLITLARETQFVSVTEAVVALIVDAQLAELRAAEQVHETFTALTVAGAEPAEVLREVARISGLPVVLETLGHDVLAYDAAGQDPIELLTDWGQRSRSVAVSQRTAYDEEAGWLITAVGAQGADWGRLVLLSPAPPPHRHVVVAERAASALAVHRLMARDRESLERQTHRMLLAQLLGQALPPPDLTTRAAALGVALERRKLVGVAIRPGSITPRAPALATQEVLRDLAEATALAARRVSVPALVGVVDDTSVRALLSLPTQADVDAILRRLAREVHRSTASAVVVAVGTTVSQVSDVRRSLGEAAHVAGAALRSPGTQLYHRLDDVRLRGLLHLLREDERVRAFADRELGPLLARDDSQGSRLVELLRCFCEQGGNKSAAAAVAHLSRTAYYQQLSRIAQVLGVSLEDPESMLSLYVALLVHDLDDT; from the coding sequence ATGTACCCCACGGTCGCCGAAGCCATAGCGCTGCCCGTGATCCGGCGCGCCAGGCCCCGCGTCGTCGCCGGATCCGCCGGCTTGCCGGGGCCCGTCCGCTGGGTCCATGCGGCGGAGGTCGCCGACATCGCTCATCTGCTGCGCGGCGGCGAGCTCGTGCTGACCACCGGCATCGCGCTGCCGGACGAGGAAACGGCGCTGACGACGTACGTGGACGACCTGGCCGCGGTCGGCGCGGCGGGGCTCGTGGTGGAGCTGGTCCGGCGCTGGAGCGACCACGTGCCGGAGGCGCTGGTGGCGGCTGCGGAACGGCACCGGCTTCCGTTGATCACGCTGGCGCGGGAGACCCAGTTCGTGTCCGTCACGGAGGCGGTCGTGGCGTTGATCGTGGACGCGCAGCTCGCCGAGCTGCGGGCGGCTGAGCAGGTGCACGAGACGTTCACCGCGCTCACCGTCGCCGGGGCGGAGCCGGCCGAGGTGTTGCGCGAGGTCGCGAGAATCTCCGGGCTGCCGGTCGTGCTGGAGACGCTGGGGCACGACGTGCTCGCGTACGACGCGGCCGGGCAGGACCCGATCGAGCTGCTGACCGACTGGGGGCAGCGATCCCGGTCCGTGGCGGTGTCCCAACGGACCGCCTACGACGAGGAAGCCGGCTGGCTGATCACCGCGGTCGGCGCGCAGGGCGCCGACTGGGGACGACTGGTGCTGCTCTCGCCGGCCCCTCCCCCGCACCGGCACGTGGTGGTCGCGGAGCGGGCCGCGTCGGCGCTGGCGGTGCACCGGCTCATGGCGCGGGATCGGGAGAGCCTGGAGCGGCAGACGCACCGGATGTTGCTCGCGCAACTGCTCGGCCAGGCCCTGCCTCCTCCTGATCTGACCACCCGGGCGGCCGCGTTGGGCGTTGCGCTGGAGCGGCGGAAACTGGTCGGGGTGGCGATCCGGCCGGGGAGCATCACGCCGCGCGCCCCCGCACTGGCCACGCAGGAGGTGTTGCGAGACCTCGCGGAGGCCACCGCGTTGGCCGCGCGACGGGTGAGTGTGCCGGCGTTGGTGGGCGTCGTGGACGACACCAGCGTGCGCGCGTTGTTGTCGTTGCCGACGCAGGCGGATGTCGACGCGATCCTGCGGCGGTTGGCCAGAGAAGTCCACCGCTCGACGGCCAGTGCGGTGGTGGTGGCCGTCGGGACGACGGTGTCGCAGGTGTCGGACGTGCGGCGCAGTCTGGGGGAGGCTGCGCATGTCGCCGGTGCCGCGCTGCGCTCCCCCGGCACCCAGCTCTACCACCGCTTGGATGACGTGCGACTGCGCGGCCTGCTGCACCTGCTGCGCGAGGACGAGCGGGTCCGGGCGTTCGCGGACCGGGAGCTCGGGCCCCTGTTGGCCCGCGATGACAGCCAGGGCAGCCGACTGGTGGAGCTGCTGCGCTGCTTCTGCGAGCAGGGCGGGAACAAGTCGGCGGCGGCCGCCGTCGCGCACCTGTCGCGTACGGCCTACTACCAGCAGCTGTCGCGGATCGCGCAGGTGCTCGGGGTGTCGTTGGAGGACCCGGAGTCGATGTTGTCGTTGTACGTGGCGCTGCTGGTGCACGATCTCGACGACACGTGA
- a CDS encoding aspartate aminotransferase family protein, with the protein MAHRELLHRHRSVLPNWLALYYEEPIEIASARGRRVTDREGRTYLDFFGGILTNSVGYDVAEISDAVRSQIDTGVLHSSTLYLIESQVELAEKIAHLSGIPDAKVFFTNSGTEANETALMLATQYRRSGQVLALRNSYHGRAFATVAITGIRGWSASELSPIRVSWVHGGYRYRSPFKDLSDADYVKACVADLREVIETGTAGDVACMIVEPIQGVGGFASPPDGLFREFKKVLDEYGILLVSDEVQTGWGRTGEHFWGIQAHDVVPDAMTFAKGLGNGLAIGGVVARAELMDCLRANSISTFGGNPISTAGALATLDYLLDHDLQANAAKLGNRLIHGLRSVAATHPVVGDVRGKGLMLALELVGPAGEPDPAAATALLEETRSRGLLVGKGGLHGNVIRLAPPMTLTEDEADEALGILAEAVEAVSA; encoded by the coding sequence ATGGCGCATCGGGAGTTGCTGCATCGACACCGGTCCGTGCTGCCGAATTGGCTGGCCCTCTACTACGAGGAGCCGATCGAGATCGCCAGCGCGCGCGGTCGCCGGGTGACCGATCGCGAGGGCCGCACGTACCTCGATTTCTTCGGCGGCATTCTCACCAACTCGGTCGGCTACGACGTGGCCGAGATCAGCGACGCGGTCCGCTCGCAGATCGACACCGGCGTGCTGCACTCCTCGACGCTGTACCTGATCGAGTCGCAGGTCGAGCTCGCCGAGAAGATCGCGCACCTGTCCGGGATCCCGGACGCGAAGGTGTTCTTCACGAACTCGGGTACGGAGGCCAACGAGACCGCGTTGATGCTCGCCACGCAGTACCGGCGCAGCGGGCAGGTGCTCGCGCTGCGCAACTCGTACCACGGGCGTGCGTTCGCCACCGTCGCGATCACCGGCATCCGCGGCTGGTCGGCCAGCGAGCTCAGCCCGATCAGGGTGAGCTGGGTGCACGGTGGCTATCGGTACCGCAGCCCCTTCAAGGACCTGTCGGACGCCGATTACGTCAAGGCGTGCGTCGCCGACCTGCGCGAGGTGATCGAGACCGGGACCGCCGGCGACGTGGCGTGCATGATCGTCGAGCCGATCCAGGGCGTGGGCGGGTTCGCCTCCCCGCCCGACGGCCTGTTCCGCGAGTTCAAGAAGGTGCTCGACGAGTACGGCATCCTGCTCGTCTCCGACGAGGTCCAGACCGGTTGGGGCCGTACCGGTGAGCACTTCTGGGGCATCCAGGCGCACGACGTCGTGCCGGACGCGATGACCTTCGCCAAAGGACTCGGCAATGGTCTGGCGATCGGCGGTGTCGTCGCGCGAGCGGAACTCATGGACTGCCTGCGGGCCAACTCGATCTCCACCTTCGGTGGCAACCCGATCTCCACCGCGGGAGCCCTCGCCACCCTCGACTACCTCCTCGACCACGACCTGCAGGCGAACGCCGCGAAGCTGGGAAACCGCCTGATCCACGGCCTTCGCTCGGTCGCCGCGACGCATCCGGTGGTCGGCGACGTACGCGGCAAGGGTCTGATGCTCGCCCTCGAGCTCGTCGGCCCGGCCGGCGAACCCGACCCCGCCGCCGCCACCGCCCTGTTGGAGGAGACGCGCAGTCGCGGACTGCTGGTCGGCAAGGGCGGCCTGCACGGCAACGTGATCCGGCTGGCGCCGCCGATGACGCTCACCGAGGACGAGGCCGACGAGGCGCTGGGCATCCTCGCCGAGGCAGTCGAGGCGGTGTCGGCATGA
- a CDS encoding CoA-acylating methylmalonate-semialdehyde dehydrogenase: protein MRITHWIGGKAWTGIAQRTGDVYDPATGQVGGQVDFASASDVDEAVTAAREAFSRWRNASLAQRANVMFSFRELLNARKSDLAAIITAEHGKVLSDAAGEIQRALEAVEFACGIPQLLKGGFSENASTKVDVYSIQQPLGVVGVISPFNFPAMVPLWFVPNAIACGNTVVLKPSEKDPSAANFLAELFAEAGLPDGVFNVVHGDKEAVDRILEHPEVKAVSFVGSTPIARYVYETGTRNGKRVQALGGAKNHMVVLPDADLDLAADAAVSAGFGSAGERCMAISVVVAVDPVGDELVGKISDRIAELHVGDGRRPGCEMGPLVTGAHRDRVRSYLDAGRSAGAKLVVDGRGHSIDGDDAGFWLGPTLFDHVDVDMSIYTDEIFGPVLLVVRVPSYDAAVDVVNANPYGNGTAIFTNDGGAARRYQSEIEVGMVGVNVAIPVPVAYYSFGGWKDSLFGDSHAYGPHGVHFFTRAKVVTSRWLDPSHGGVNLGFPQNS, encoded by the coding sequence ATGAGGATCACGCACTGGATCGGCGGCAAGGCATGGACCGGCATCGCCCAGCGAACCGGTGACGTGTACGACCCCGCGACGGGTCAGGTCGGCGGGCAGGTCGATTTCGCCAGCGCCTCGGACGTCGACGAGGCGGTCACCGCGGCCCGCGAAGCCTTCTCCCGGTGGCGCAACGCCTCCCTCGCCCAACGCGCGAACGTGATGTTCTCGTTCCGCGAACTGCTCAACGCCCGGAAGTCCGACCTCGCCGCGATCATCACCGCCGAGCACGGCAAGGTGCTCTCCGACGCGGCGGGCGAGATACAGCGTGCGCTGGAGGCGGTGGAGTTCGCCTGCGGCATCCCGCAGTTGCTCAAGGGCGGGTTCAGCGAGAACGCCTCGACCAAGGTGGACGTGTACTCGATCCAGCAGCCGCTCGGCGTGGTCGGGGTGATCTCCCCGTTCAACTTCCCGGCGATGGTGCCGCTGTGGTTCGTACCCAACGCCATCGCCTGCGGCAACACCGTGGTGCTGAAGCCGAGCGAGAAGGACCCCTCCGCGGCGAATTTCCTGGCGGAGCTCTTCGCCGAGGCCGGGCTACCGGATGGCGTGTTCAACGTCGTGCACGGCGACAAGGAGGCGGTCGACCGGATCCTCGAGCATCCGGAGGTCAAGGCGGTCTCGTTCGTCGGGTCGACGCCGATCGCCCGGTACGTCTACGAGACCGGAACGCGTAACGGCAAGCGGGTGCAGGCGCTCGGCGGCGCGAAGAACCACATGGTCGTGCTGCCCGACGCCGACCTCGACCTCGCCGCGGACGCCGCCGTCTCGGCCGGTTTCGGCTCGGCCGGTGAGCGCTGCATGGCGATCTCCGTCGTCGTGGCGGTGGATCCGGTCGGCGATGAGCTGGTCGGCAAGATCAGCGACCGGATCGCCGAACTGCATGTCGGCGACGGTCGCCGCCCGGGCTGCGAGATGGGACCGTTGGTCACCGGGGCGCACCGCGACCGGGTGCGGTCATATCTGGACGCCGGCCGGTCCGCGGGCGCGAAGCTGGTGGTCGACGGACGCGGTCATTCGATCGACGGTGACGACGCCGGCTTCTGGCTGGGGCCGACCCTCTTCGACCACGTCGACGTGGACATGTCCATCTACACGGACGAGATCTTCGGTCCGGTGCTCTTGGTGGTACGGGTCCCCAGCTACGACGCGGCGGTCGACGTGGTGAACGCCAACCCGTACGGGAACGGCACCGCCATCTTCACCAACGACGGCGGCGCCGCGCGGCGGTACCAGAGTGAGATCGAGGTCGGCATGGTCGGCGTCAACGTGGCGATCCCAGTTCCGGTTGCGTACTACTCGTTCGGGGGTTGGAAGGACTCACTGTTCGGTGACTCGCACGCGTACGGGCCGCACGGCGTGCACTTCTTCACCAGGGCCAAGGTGGTCACCAGCAGGTGGCTCGATCCGTCCCACGGCGGCGTGAACCTCGGCTTCCCACAGAACAGCTGA
- a CDS encoding nitroreductase family deazaflavin-dependent oxidoreductase: MVLPKRLARFNRVVTNRVTGPLAGWLPGFGVIIHRGRRSGREYRTPINIFRTSDGYVAALTYGVSDWARNVLAAGGCELEIRGRRVPLTGPRLVHDPTRRDMPPVVRQLVGMIGVTEFLHLRTVPRADHVD, translated from the coding sequence ATGGTGTTACCCAAGCGGTTGGCGCGGTTCAACCGGGTCGTCACCAACCGGGTGACCGGTCCGCTGGCCGGGTGGCTGCCCGGCTTCGGCGTCATCATCCATCGCGGCCGCCGCTCCGGTCGCGAGTACCGCACGCCGATCAACATCTTCCGGACGTCCGACGGTTACGTCGCCGCCCTGACCTACGGGGTGAGCGACTGGGCGAGGAACGTGCTGGCCGCCGGCGGCTGTGAGCTGGAGATCCGCGGCCGGCGCGTGCCCCTCACCGGTCCCCGCCTCGTGCACGACCCCACCCGCCGGGACATGCCGCCGGTGGTCCGCCAGCTCGTCGGCATGATCGGCGTGACGGAGTTCCTCCATCTCCGCACCGTGCCCCGTGCGGACCACGTCGACTAG
- a CDS encoding DinB family protein codes for MKADLQNYLKGGRDALLWKLDGLSEYDIRRPLTRTATNLLGLVKHSAVCEILYFGVVFGRPFEQKLPYVGDGAETNADMWATADETREEIVALYRRASAHADATIEALALNDVGRVPWWGDAAVTLHHVLVHVIAETQRHAGHADIVRELIDGAAGLLPRNDNLPPADEPWWLDYRQRVEQAALDASKGSI; via the coding sequence GTGAAGGCAGACCTGCAGAACTACTTGAAGGGCGGCCGCGACGCGCTGCTGTGGAAGCTCGACGGGCTCAGCGAATACGATATTCGGCGCCCGCTGACCCGGACTGCCACCAACTTGCTCGGTCTGGTGAAACACTCGGCGGTCTGCGAGATCCTCTACTTCGGCGTCGTGTTCGGCCGGCCGTTCGAGCAGAAGCTGCCGTACGTCGGCGACGGAGCGGAGACCAATGCCGACATGTGGGCGACCGCGGACGAGACCCGCGAGGAGATCGTCGCTCTGTACCGTCGCGCGAGCGCCCACGCCGACGCCACCATTGAAGCCCTTGCCCTGAATGATGTCGGGCGCGTGCCGTGGTGGGGAGATGCAGCGGTCACGTTGCACCACGTCCTGGTCCACGTCATCGCGGAAACACAACGGCACGCCGGCCACGCTGACATCGTGCGCGAACTCATCGACGGCGCGGCGGGGCTGCTGCCCAGGAACGACAACCTGCCCCCCGCCGACGAGCCATGGTGGCTGGACTACCGCCAGCGAGTGGAGCAGGCTGCCCTCGACGCCAGCAAAGGCAGCATCTAG
- a CDS encoding DUF4326 domain-containing protein gives MQATTVVNLKGHRDDPAYADVVYVGRAMYRGGWQLPRSPLSSPYRPGPDGTRDEVVEKYRAYLLDSPELLALLPELRGRRLGCWCVPERCHAEVIAELADSPPASSLP, from the coding sequence ATGCAGGCAACCACAGTCGTCAACCTGAAGGGCCACCGCGACGACCCGGCGTACGCCGATGTGGTCTACGTCGGGCGCGCCATGTATCGCGGCGGCTGGCAACTCCCCCGCTCCCCGTTGTCCAGCCCGTACCGCCCCGGCCCGGACGGAACCCGGGACGAGGTCGTCGAGAAGTACCGCGCGTACCTGCTCGACAGCCCCGAACTCCTCGCCCTCCTCCCGGAACTGCGCGGGCGCAGGCTCGGCTGCTGGTGTGTGCCGGAGCGCTGTCACGCCGAGGTGATCGCGGAGCTCGCCGACTCGCCGCCGGCGTCGAGCCTCCCGTAG
- a CDS encoding MFS transporter: protein MRVTALTTRWTPWRFVTAFGVVSLLSDVVYEGARSVIGPYLATFGASATVVGLVTGAGEATALAGRLATGPLADRTRAYWPLVLVGYAVTMVAVPALGLTTALWLAAALFVAERAGKAIRGPARDVMLSHAAAAVGRGKGFAVHEALDQAGGVAGPLLVAAVLAATAHNYRPAFLALAVPAVAAMLLLLWLRAGVPDPRRFEPGPRPGAAPAPPGGRLPRVFWAYLAFTAVTTAGYATFGVLSFHLATRHVVPVAVVPVVYAAAMGVDALAALASGWLYDRAGVRVLAAVPVLTALIPLAAFTTTPATAVAGVLAWGAVLGIQESTMRATIADIVPAARRGTAYGIFAAGLGGATLVGGLLTGALYDYSITAVIVTVAGIQVVALALFLAIVRPAT, encoded by the coding sequence GTGAGAGTCACCGCGCTCACCACCAGGTGGACGCCGTGGCGGTTCGTGACCGCCTTCGGTGTGGTCAGCCTGCTGTCGGACGTGGTGTACGAGGGCGCCCGGTCGGTCATCGGCCCCTATCTGGCCACCTTCGGCGCATCCGCGACCGTCGTCGGGCTGGTCACCGGCGCCGGCGAGGCGACCGCCCTGGCCGGGCGGCTGGCCACCGGACCCCTCGCGGACCGGACCCGCGCCTACTGGCCGCTCGTCCTGGTCGGCTACGCCGTGACCATGGTCGCCGTGCCCGCTCTCGGGCTGACCACCGCGCTGTGGCTGGCTGCGGCGCTGTTCGTCGCGGAGCGCGCCGGCAAGGCGATCCGCGGCCCGGCGAGGGACGTCATGCTCTCGCACGCCGCTGCGGCAGTCGGCCGCGGCAAGGGCTTCGCCGTCCATGAGGCGCTCGACCAGGCCGGCGGCGTTGCGGGGCCGCTGCTGGTCGCCGCCGTACTGGCCGCCACCGCCCACAACTACCGGCCCGCGTTCCTGGCCCTGGCCGTACCCGCCGTGGCGGCGATGCTCCTGCTGCTGTGGCTTCGCGCCGGGGTCCCCGACCCGCGCCGCTTCGAACCGGGGCCTCGACCCGGCGCCGCGCCCGCTCCGCCGGGCGGCCGGCTGCCCCGGGTGTTCTGGGCCTATCTGGCGTTCACGGCGGTGACCACGGCCGGCTACGCCACCTTCGGGGTGCTCAGCTTCCACCTCGCCACCCGGCACGTCGTACCCGTGGCGGTGGTCCCGGTCGTGTACGCCGCCGCGATGGGCGTCGACGCGCTCGCCGCGCTGGCCTCCGGGTGGCTGTACGACCGGGCCGGCGTCCGGGTGCTGGCCGCCGTACCCGTGCTGACCGCCCTGATCCCGCTGGCTGCCTTCACCACCACCCCGGCGACCGCGGTCGCCGGGGTGCTGGCCTGGGGTGCCGTACTCGGCATCCAGGAATCCACCATGCGGGCGACCATCGCCGACATCGTCCCCGCCGCTCGCCGGGGCACCGCCTACGGCATCTTCGCCGCCGGGTTGGGCGGGGCGACCCTGGTCGGTGGGCTGCTCACCGGCGCCCTCTACGACTACTCGATCACCGCCGTGATCGTCACCGTGGCCGGCATCCAGGTCGTCGCCCTGGCCCTGTTCCTTGCCATCGTCCGACCGGCGACCTGA
- a CDS encoding isovaleryl-CoA dehydrogenase, translating into MTTHEVFNQVPPLAGYDAADDLALLDGLEREGAGWAAAELHELGRLGGSEQAIEYGRLANEHPPTLRTHDRYGDRIDEVEFHPAWHELMRTAVTHGLHAAPWMDDRPGAHVARAAKFYTWRPDAGHGCPISMTYAAVPALRHNPELAAQYEPLLTATTYDFGLRSPLAKRGLLAGMSMTEKQGGSDVRANTTTARPEPDGTYRLVGHKWFTSAPMCDVFLTLAQAPGGLTCFLVPRVLPDGIRNPMRLMRLKDKLGNRSNASAEVEYEHAVAWRVGDEGRGVRTIIDMVNLTRLDCVIGAAAGMRQGVITAAHHATHRQAFGRYLIDQPLMRNVLADLAVESEAATVLMMRLAGATDRSARGDAGETAFKRLALAIGKYWVCKRWPAHAAEALECLGGNGYVEESGMPRLFRESPLNSIWEGSGNVAALDVLRALVKEHQVMEAFQAEVSAAAGTDARLDAAVRQVQADLSNVDDLELRARRVVERLALVLQGSLLVRHGHPAVADAFCASRLGGDHGQAYGTLPTGVDFAAIISRATPKVS; encoded by the coding sequence GTGACGACACACGAGGTCTTCAACCAGGTCCCACCGCTGGCTGGCTACGACGCGGCGGACGACCTGGCACTGCTCGACGGGCTCGAGCGGGAGGGCGCCGGCTGGGCCGCCGCCGAGCTGCACGAGCTCGGCCGGCTGGGCGGCAGCGAGCAGGCCATCGAGTACGGGCGGCTGGCCAACGAGCATCCGCCGACCCTGCGCACCCACGACCGCTACGGCGATCGGATCGACGAGGTCGAGTTCCACCCCGCCTGGCACGAGCTGATGCGCACCGCGGTCACGCACGGCCTGCACGCCGCGCCGTGGATGGACGACCGACCGGGCGCACACGTGGCCCGGGCGGCCAAGTTCTACACGTGGCGCCCCGACGCCGGCCACGGCTGCCCGATCTCGATGACCTACGCGGCCGTGCCGGCGCTGCGGCACAACCCGGAGCTGGCCGCGCAGTACGAGCCGCTGCTCACCGCCACGACGTACGACTTCGGGCTGCGCTCGCCGCTGGCCAAGCGAGGGCTGCTGGCGGGCATGTCGATGACGGAGAAGCAGGGCGGCTCGGACGTACGCGCCAACACCACCACCGCCCGCCCTGAGCCGGACGGCACGTACCGGCTCGTCGGGCACAAGTGGTTCACCTCCGCACCGATGTGCGACGTCTTCCTCACCCTCGCCCAGGCGCCGGGCGGGCTCACCTGCTTCCTGGTCCCCCGCGTCCTTCCCGACGGCATCCGCAACCCGATGCGGCTGATGCGGCTGAAGGACAAGCTCGGCAACCGGTCCAACGCCTCGGCGGAGGTCGAATACGAGCACGCGGTCGCCTGGCGCGTCGGCGACGAGGGCCGTGGCGTCCGCACGATCATCGACATGGTCAATCTGACCCGCCTCGACTGCGTGATCGGCGCGGCGGCCGGGATGCGCCAAGGCGTGATCACCGCCGCCCACCACGCCACCCACCGGCAGGCCTTCGGCCGGTACCTCATCGACCAGCCGCTGATGCGCAACGTGTTGGCGGACCTCGCGGTCGAGTCCGAGGCCGCCACCGTTCTCATGATGCGCCTCGCCGGAGCGACCGACCGATCCGCGCGCGGCGACGCCGGCGAGACCGCGTTCAAGCGGCTCGCCCTCGCCATCGGCAAGTACTGGGTCTGCAAGCGCTGGCCGGCACACGCCGCCGAGGCCCTCGAGTGCCTGGGCGGCAACGGCTACGTCGAGGAGTCGGGCATGCCGCGGCTGTTCCGCGAGTCGCCGCTGAACTCGATCTGGGAGGGCTCCGGCAACGTCGCCGCCCTGGACGTACTGCGCGCTCTCGTCAAGGAACACCAGGTCATGGAGGCGTTCCAGGCCGAGGTGAGCGCCGCTGCCGGCACCGACGCACGGCTCGACGCCGCGGTCCGCCAGGTGCAGGCCGACCTGTCGAATGTCGACGACCTCGAACTGCGGGCCCGGCGCGTCGTCGAGCGGCTCGCCCTGGTGCTGCAGGGCTCGCTGCTGGTGCGGCACGGCCACCCCGCCGTCGCCGACGCCTTCTGCGCGTCCCGGCTCGGCGGCGACCACGGCCAGGCGTACGGCACCCTGCCGACCGGCGTCGACTTCGCCGCGATCATCTCCCGCGCCACCCCGAAGGTGAGCTGA
- a CDS encoding TetR/AcrR family transcriptional regulator, with product MAYRSTDRVRARLNASRERIIAAALGIMAEHGYAGCSVAAVAERAGLATGSVYRHFPTKADLFAEVFRTASQREVDAVARAAALEATAAEQMSAVVETFAGRALQSPRLAYALLAEPVDPAVDAQRLVFRRAYAELIAGHVAAGVANGELPPQNPDLTATALVGALAEAMVGPLAAGVAGPDTIPALTAFIHRALGVSP from the coding sequence GTGGCCTACCGGAGCACCGACCGCGTGCGGGCTCGGCTGAACGCTTCCCGGGAACGGATCATCGCCGCGGCCCTGGGAATCATGGCCGAGCACGGGTATGCCGGCTGCTCCGTCGCCGCCGTCGCCGAGCGGGCCGGCCTGGCGACGGGCAGCGTCTACCGCCACTTCCCGACCAAGGCCGACCTGTTCGCCGAGGTGTTCCGCACGGCCTCGCAGCGTGAGGTCGACGCGGTCGCGCGCGCCGCGGCGCTGGAGGCCACCGCCGCCGAGCAGATGTCCGCCGTCGTGGAGACGTTCGCCGGGCGCGCGCTGCAGTCCCCGCGGCTGGCGTACGCCCTGCTCGCCGAGCCGGTCGACCCGGCGGTCGACGCCCAGCGGCTCGTCTTCCGCCGGGCGTACGCCGAACTGATCGCCGGCCACGTCGCGGCCGGTGTGGCGAACGGTGAACTGCCCCCACAGAACCCCGACCTGACCGCGACCGCGCTGGTCGGCGCCCTGGCCGAAGCCATGGTCGGTCCGCTGGCCGCCGGGGTCGCCGGCCCGGACACCATCCCCGCCCTGACCGCCTTCATCCACCGCGCGCTGGGAGTATCGCCGTGA